A single window of Candidatus Omnitrophota bacterium DNA harbors:
- a CDS encoding nucleotidyltransferase family protein, whose product MDHDVSALCVDRHRAFGEAIAQMDRNRRGIVLVVDEHEQLVGTITDGDVRRAILSRIDLREPVTALLETKSRTPYARPITAPIGQDPATYLELLTQHRILHLPLLDARQRVAGLATMEQFLQHQPLALHAIVMAGGQGSRLTPLTEDLPKPMLPVGDRPLMEIVIQQLRAAGITRVKVSTHHKPEKIEEHFGDGQAFGVRLSYVAEDRPLGTAGALGLVEVPDETTLVINGDILTQVDFRAMLAYHREHQADLTVAVRHYDVEVPYGVVECEGAMVRRLTEKPVSRLFVNAGIYLLEPSVYRFIPNGERFDMTDLIQRLLDHQRPVASFPIREYWLDIGQHADYQLAQEHAKTLNLAKEAAE is encoded by the coding sequence ATGGACCACGATGTGAGCGCGCTATGCGTCGACCGCCATCGCGCCTTCGGCGAGGCGATCGCGCAGATGGACCGCAATCGCCGGGGGATTGTCCTGGTGGTGGATGAGCATGAGCAGCTGGTGGGCACGATCACCGACGGTGATGTGCGTCGGGCGATCCTGAGCCGGATTGACCTTCGCGAGCCGGTGACAGCGCTGTTGGAGACAAAATCCAGGACGCCGTATGCCCGGCCGATTACCGCGCCCATCGGGCAAGATCCAGCGACCTACCTGGAGCTCCTCACCCAGCACCGGATTTTGCACCTGCCGCTGCTCGATGCCCGCCAGCGGGTGGCCGGGCTCGCGACGATGGAGCAGTTTCTCCAGCACCAGCCGCTGGCGCTTCACGCCATCGTCATGGCCGGAGGGCAGGGCAGCCGGTTGACGCCGCTGACTGAGGATCTGCCGAAGCCGATGCTGCCGGTGGGCGACCGGCCGCTGATGGAAATCGTCATCCAGCAATTGCGCGCGGCGGGTATCACGCGCGTCAAAGTGTCCACCCATCATAAACCGGAAAAGATCGAGGAGCATTTCGGCGATGGGCAGGCCTTCGGGGTGCGCCTGTCGTATGTGGCCGAGGACCGGCCGTTGGGCACCGCCGGAGCGTTGGGGCTGGTGGAGGTGCCTGACGAAACCACCCTGGTGATCAACGGCGACATTCTCACGCAAGTCGATTTCCGGGCGATGTTGGCGTATCACCGCGAGCACCAAGCGGATTTGACCGTGGCCGTCCGCCATTACGATGTTGAAGTGCCGTATGGCGTGGTGGAGTGCGAAGGGGCCATGGTCCGCCGGCTGACCGAGAAGCCGGTCAGCCGCCTGTTCGTCAATGCCGGGATTTATCTGCTGGAACCGTCGGTCTATCGCTTCATTCCGAATGGCGAGCGGTTTGACATGACGGATCTGATCCAGCGGCTGCTGGACCACCAGCGGCCGGTGGCCAGTTTTCCGATCCGGGAATATTGGCTGGACATCGGCCAGCATGCGGATTATCAGTTGGCGCAGGAGCATGCCAAAACGCTGAATCTGGCAAAGGAGGCTGCCGAATGA
- the hisF gene encoding imidazole glycerol phosphate synthase subunit HisF, which produces MSVRIIPRLDIKGPNLVKGIHLEGLRVLGRPEPFARCYAEHGADELLFMDAVASLYQRNSLLDLISRTSREIFIPLAVGGGLRSIDDIRMVLRAGADKVSLNTAAIQRPELIREAAQRFGSSTIVVSIEAIKRPDGSYEAYTDNGRERSGVDAMAWARRAAELGAGELLVTSIDREGTGKGFDVELTRAIAESAPIPVIACGGAGQLAHVEEVVAAGRADAVCLASMLHYADGAPRTAEHVAAQEGNTEYLKSRRGFSKVRGATLGEIKSFLASKHVECRPGDGALFRCSKKSTVPAPTVAIIDYEMGNLFSVKHACEHAGMQAIITSSREAIQSADAIILPGVGAFGDAMAALRRLDLVSLLKECAASGKPLMGICLGMQLLMTESEEFGRHQGLGIIEGDVVRLSPGAYDGRAMKVPQVGWNRITPTAPEAWRNSLLADTPPGAWTYFVHSFYARPADPEVMVSTTRYGDATFCSSLARRNVFACQFHPERSGPDGLRIYRQFAAMAQRTMKEVAPHA; this is translated from the coding sequence ATGAGCGTGCGGATCATCCCGCGTCTTGACATCAAAGGCCCCAACCTGGTGAAGGGCATTCACCTGGAGGGGCTGCGGGTGTTGGGACGGCCTGAACCGTTCGCGCGTTGCTACGCTGAGCACGGCGCGGATGAATTGTTGTTCATGGATGCGGTGGCCAGCTTGTATCAGCGTAACAGCCTGCTCGATTTGATTTCGCGGACCTCGCGGGAAATCTTCATCCCGCTGGCCGTCGGCGGCGGGCTGCGTTCGATTGACGATATCCGGATGGTCTTGCGCGCAGGCGCTGATAAAGTGTCGCTGAACACGGCGGCCATCCAGAGGCCTGAGCTGATCCGTGAAGCCGCCCAGCGCTTCGGCAGCTCAACCATCGTCGTATCGATCGAGGCGATCAAGAGACCTGATGGGTCCTATGAGGCGTACACCGACAATGGACGGGAGCGCAGCGGGGTGGATGCGATGGCGTGGGCGCGCCGTGCGGCCGAGCTCGGAGCCGGGGAGCTGCTGGTGACCTCGATCGACCGCGAAGGCACGGGCAAAGGATTCGATGTGGAGTTGACGCGCGCCATCGCAGAATCGGCGCCGATTCCGGTGATTGCGTGCGGAGGAGCTGGCCAACTCGCCCATGTGGAGGAGGTTGTCGCGGCCGGGCGCGCGGATGCGGTCTGCCTGGCGTCGATGCTGCATTATGCCGATGGCGCTCCCCGAACCGCGGAACATGTGGCGGCCCAGGAAGGCAACACCGAGTATCTGAAGAGCCGCCGAGGATTTTCCAAGGTGCGCGGAGCCACACTCGGGGAGATCAAATCATTTCTTGCATCGAAACACGTCGAGTGCCGACCAGGGGACGGTGCTCTTTTTCGATGCTCGAAAAAGAGCACCGTCCCCGCACCGACCGTCGCGATCATCGACTATGAGATGGGCAATCTCTTCAGCGTCAAACACGCCTGCGAGCATGCCGGCATGCAGGCGATCATCACCTCCTCGCGCGAGGCGATCCAGTCGGCCGATGCGATCATCCTGCCGGGTGTTGGAGCCTTCGGCGATGCGATGGCGGCCTTAAGACGGCTGGATCTGGTCAGCCTGCTGAAGGAATGCGCAGCGTCAGGCAAACCGTTGATGGGAATCTGTCTTGGCATGCAACTGCTGATGACGGAAAGCGAGGAGTTCGGGCGCCACCAAGGGCTGGGCATCATTGAGGGCGATGTGGTGCGACTCAGTCCAGGGGCTTATGACGGGCGGGCCATGAAAGTGCCCCAGGTGGGATGGAATCGGATTACGCCAACGGCCCCGGAAGCATGGCGCAACAGCCTCTTGGCGGACACGCCGCCCGGGGCGTGGACGTATTTCGTCCATTCGTTTTATGCCCGTCCAGCCGATCCTGAGGTGATGGTGTCCACGACGCGCTACGGTGATGCGACGTTTTGCTCAAGTCTTGCGCGGCGCAACGTGTTTGCCTGCCAATTCCATCCTGAGCGCAGCGGGCCGGACGGGCTGCGCATCTACCGCCAGTTCGCCGCGATGGCGCAACGCACGATGAAGGAGGTGGCTCCACATGCCTGA
- a CDS encoding SDR family NAD(P)-dependent oxidoreductase, with amino-acid sequence MSWHGKRVLVTGAGGFIGSHLAEKLTAAGAKTRALVHYRSDGSWGWLDRSPMKEQIEIVAGDVRDAESVQQAMQGIDIAFHLAALIGIPYSYHAPSSYIHTNVEGTLHVLQAARTHGIERVVHTSTSEVYGTARYVPIDEAHPLHAQSPYAASKIGADALAESFAHAFGLPVVIVRPFNTFGPRQSARAVIPTIMTQCLTDGVIRLGHLHPTRDLNYVDNTVEGYLRAAEAPAAIGRTINLGSGREISIGDLAAVIAGLADRPIRIEEDESRLRPPQSEVDRLLAKNALAREVLGWEPSITLEEGLRITMAWMREHLDGYRAGLYAI; translated from the coding sequence ATGAGCTGGCATGGCAAACGGGTCTTGGTGACCGGAGCCGGAGGGTTTATCGGCAGCCATCTGGCCGAGAAGCTGACGGCCGCTGGGGCCAAGACGCGCGCCCTGGTGCATTACCGCAGCGACGGCTCCTGGGGCTGGCTGGACCGTTCGCCGATGAAGGAACAGATCGAGATCGTCGCCGGAGACGTGCGGGATGCCGAGAGTGTGCAGCAGGCCATGCAGGGCATCGATATCGCGTTTCACCTGGCCGCGCTGATCGGCATTCCGTATTCGTACCACGCGCCGAGCTCCTACATCCATACCAATGTCGAGGGCACGCTGCATGTGCTGCAAGCGGCGCGCACGCATGGCATCGAACGCGTCGTCCATACGTCCACGAGCGAAGTGTATGGGACGGCGCGGTACGTGCCGATTGATGAAGCCCATCCGCTGCACGCCCAGTCTCCCTATGCGGCCAGCAAAATCGGGGCGGATGCCTTGGCGGAATCGTTCGCTCATGCGTTTGGATTACCGGTCGTCATCGTGCGGCCCTTCAACACCTTCGGGCCTCGGCAATCCGCTCGGGCGGTCATCCCGACGATCATGACGCAATGCCTGACGGATGGCGTGATTCGCTTAGGCCATCTGCACCCCACGCGAGATCTGAATTATGTCGACAACACAGTCGAGGGGTATCTGCGGGCGGCGGAGGCTCCTGCGGCCATCGGGCGCACGATCAATCTCGGCTCCGGCCGGGAAATCAGCATCGGGGATCTGGCGGCAGTGATTGCCGGTCTGGCCGATCGGCCGATCCGGATCGAGGAAGACGAGTCCCGTCTTCGTCCGCCGCAGAGCGAGGTCGACCGGTTGCTGGCCAAGAATGCGTTGGCCCGCGAAGTACTCGGCTGGGAGCCGTCGATCACGCTTGAGGAGGGGTTGCGAATCACCATGGCATGGATGCGAGAACACCTTGATGGATACCGCGCAGGCCTCTACGCCATCTAA
- a CDS encoding N-acetyl sugar amidotransferase, producing MPEVTASLSEGLEAKYGLPREVAFCRRCVMSNQRPASSVEFKHGLDHQHRTLHFDADGVCDACRVAEHKEQINWTARETELLALLEQHRRSDGGYDCIVPGSGGKDSAYAAHVLKYKYGMHPLTVTWPPILYTDIGWKNFRNWVEVGGFDNVTFKQNGRAHQLLTRLAIEHLLHPFQTFILGQKNLAPKMALHFNVPLIFFGENEAEYGNPIADNAQSLRDKSYFAMQHLGEIRLGGLSVDELIERHGLALNELMAYLPADAAALARSNIEVRYLGYYLKWTPQESYYYAVEHTGFEANPVRTEGTYSKYNSLDDKIDGFHYYTTYIKFGIGRATYDASQEIRNKHLTREEGVGLVRRFDGEFPEKYFREVMEYLGMKPERFMELCDQFRSPHLWKQEGGQWKLRHQVA from the coding sequence ATGCCTGAGGTGACGGCGTCCTTATCCGAAGGGCTCGAAGCCAAATACGGATTGCCCAGGGAGGTGGCGTTTTGCCGCCGCTGCGTGATGTCGAACCAGCGTCCGGCCTCCTCGGTGGAGTTCAAGCACGGGCTGGATCACCAGCATCGCACCTTGCATTTCGACGCGGATGGGGTGTGCGATGCATGCCGAGTGGCCGAGCACAAAGAGCAGATCAACTGGACGGCGCGCGAGACCGAGCTGCTGGCCCTCTTAGAGCAGCACCGGCGCAGCGACGGCGGCTACGACTGCATCGTGCCGGGCAGCGGCGGCAAGGACAGCGCGTACGCCGCGCATGTGCTGAAGTACAAGTACGGCATGCATCCGCTGACCGTGACCTGGCCGCCGATCCTCTACACCGACATCGGCTGGAAAAATTTCCGCAACTGGGTTGAAGTCGGCGGATTCGATAATGTGACCTTCAAACAGAATGGCCGCGCCCACCAGCTCTTGACGCGCTTGGCCATTGAGCACTTGCTCCACCCCTTTCAGACCTTCATCCTCGGGCAAAAGAACCTCGCCCCAAAGATGGCGCTGCACTTCAACGTGCCCTTGATTTTTTTCGGCGAGAACGAGGCCGAGTACGGCAACCCGATCGCGGATAACGCCCAGTCGCTGCGCGATAAGTCGTACTTCGCGATGCAGCACCTCGGCGAGATCCGCCTCGGAGGGCTGTCGGTCGATGAGCTGATCGAGCGGCACGGGCTGGCACTCAATGAGCTGATGGCGTACCTGCCGGCGGATGCGGCGGCGTTGGCGCGCTCGAACATCGAAGTGCGCTACCTCGGCTACTACCTGAAGTGGACGCCGCAGGAGAGCTACTACTATGCGGTGGAGCACACCGGGTTTGAAGCCAACCCCGTCCGCACCGAGGGGACGTATAGCAAGTACAACAGCTTGGATGATAAAATCGACGGCTTCCACTACTACACGACGTACATCAAGTTCGGCATCGGGCGTGCCACGTACGATGCCTCACAGGAGATTCGCAACAAGCATTTGACCCGCGAGGAAGGGGTGGGACTCGTGCGCCGTTTCGACGGGGAGTTTCCTGAGAAATATTTCCGCGAGGTCATGGAGTATCTTGGCATGAAGCCTGAGCGATTCATGGAGTTGTGCGATCAGTTCCGCTCGCCCCATTTGTGGAAACAGGAGGGCGGGCAGTGGAAGCTTCGGCACCAGGTGGCTTGA
- a CDS encoding LegC family aminotransferase has product MDTAQASTPSNRQASQASVPLSAPLFQGREWEYLKTCLDSGWVSSAGPFVERFEREVAAYVGSPEAVAVVNGTAGLHVALRMVGVEPEDEVLVSDVTFIAPANAIRYCQAHPVFIDAEADTWQMDVEKAERFLRTACQRRRKACYNQRTGRRVRAIVPVHILGLACEMDRLMALAREYHLQVVEDAAEAMGVRYRGTHVGTFGDAGVLSFNGNKIITAGGGGMVLTRSRRHAAAARYLTTQAKDDALEYVHHHIGYNYRLPNIQAALGLAQLEQLDGFIAKKRAIAAVYAEALGTIHGLTLMPAPPHTEPTYWLYTVLLAPGTTIARRQAVIRALRAAGIEARPLWHPLHALRPYRRCQRVAIEYAPRLYARAVSLPSGVGLGGETLAECVATVRDTLLAS; this is encoded by the coding sequence ATGGATACCGCGCAGGCCTCTACGCCATCTAACCGCCAGGCATCCCAGGCATCGGTGCCGTTGAGCGCGCCGCTCTTCCAGGGGCGGGAATGGGAGTATCTCAAGACCTGCCTGGACAGCGGGTGGGTCTCCTCGGCCGGCCCGTTTGTGGAGCGGTTTGAGCGCGAGGTGGCGGCGTATGTAGGAAGCCCTGAGGCGGTGGCCGTCGTCAACGGGACCGCGGGGTTGCATGTGGCTCTGCGCATGGTCGGCGTTGAGCCGGAGGATGAAGTGCTGGTTTCCGATGTGACGTTTATTGCGCCGGCGAATGCGATCCGGTATTGCCAGGCCCACCCGGTGTTCATTGATGCCGAGGCCGACACGTGGCAGATGGATGTGGAGAAGGCGGAGCGGTTTTTGCGCACGGCATGCCAGCGCCGTCGGAAGGCGTGCTACAACCAGCGTACCGGCCGGCGCGTGCGCGCTATCGTGCCGGTGCACATCCTGGGACTAGCCTGCGAGATGGATCGGCTGATGGCGCTCGCACGCGAGTATCACCTGCAGGTCGTCGAAGATGCGGCCGAAGCGATGGGCGTGCGGTATCGCGGAACCCATGTCGGCACGTTTGGCGATGCCGGAGTGTTAAGTTTCAACGGCAACAAAATCATCACTGCCGGAGGCGGCGGCATGGTCCTCACACGCAGTCGGCGCCATGCGGCCGCTGCTCGGTATCTGACCACGCAGGCCAAAGATGATGCGCTGGAGTATGTGCATCACCACATCGGATACAATTACCGGCTGCCGAATATCCAGGCGGCGCTTGGGCTGGCGCAACTGGAGCAGCTGGATGGGTTCATCGCGAAAAAGCGCGCCATCGCCGCGGTGTATGCCGAGGCGCTGGGGACGATCCATGGCCTGACCTTGATGCCGGCACCGCCGCACACGGAGCCGACCTATTGGCTCTACACCGTGCTGCTCGCACCCGGGACCACGATTGCGCGGCGCCAGGCGGTCATCCGAGCGCTGCGCGCCGCCGGGATCGAGGCCCGGCCGTTGTGGCATCCGCTGCACGCCTTGCGGCCCTACCGGCGGTGCCAGCGGGTGGCGATCGAATACGCGCCTCGGTTATACGCGCGGGCGGTGAGCCTGCCATCCGGGGTGGGCTTGGGCGGCGAGACGCTCGCTGAGTGCGTGGCCACCGTCAGAGACACCTTGTTAGCCTCATGA
- a CDS encoding acetyltransferase — translation MPTDQRCCLVLGGGGHARVVIDCLLASGIAKPQGILDASPRLWGTEVLDVPILGGDEMIAQLAREGVTLFIVGVGAVGDNGPRQRLFELGISRGLTPLSVRHPSAVCSSSATVGAGSLLCPGAVVNAGAVIGGNVIINSGAIVEHECVIEDHAHVASGAVLASAVRVGRGAHVGAGATVRQGLSIGEAAIVGAGAVVVKPVEAGTVVVGVPARELKRLSTAGTG, via the coding sequence ATGCCGACTGATCAGCGATGCTGTCTGGTTCTTGGCGGCGGGGGGCATGCGCGGGTGGTGATCGACTGTCTGCTGGCGAGCGGCATCGCGAAGCCGCAGGGGATTCTTGATGCGAGTCCGCGGCTATGGGGGACTGAGGTGCTTGACGTGCCGATTCTCGGCGGGGATGAGATGATCGCTCAGCTCGCGCGCGAAGGTGTAACGCTGTTTATCGTCGGAGTGGGCGCGGTAGGTGACAACGGACCGCGGCAGCGGCTCTTTGAGCTTGGGATCTCCCGCGGCCTCACCCCGTTGTCGGTGCGCCATCCGTCTGCCGTGTGCTCATCATCGGCGACGGTGGGAGCCGGCTCGCTGCTGTGCCCAGGGGCGGTGGTCAACGCGGGTGCGGTGATCGGCGGCAATGTCATTATCAACTCCGGCGCGATTGTGGAGCATGAGTGCGTGATCGAGGATCATGCGCACGTTGCCAGCGGGGCGGTCCTGGCCAGCGCGGTGCGTGTTGGCCGCGGCGCGCATGTGGGCGCAGGGGCTACGGTGCGCCAAGGCCTCTCCATTGGTGAAGCGGCGATCGTCGGTGCCGGGGCGGTTGTCGTCAAGCCGGTCGAGGCCGGGACGGTGGTTGTAGGGGTGCCGGCGCGCGAGCTCAAGCGCTTGTCGACGGCAGGAACCGGATGA
- the neuC gene encoding UDP-N-acetylglucosamine 2-epimerase (hydrolyzing) codes for MTPRMIGVVTVGRSDYGMVTPILKAIQREPSLRLHLIVSGAHLSAEFGATINDIERDGVPIGDRVEMLRHADTPEGIADSIGRGVSGFARSFAATRPDVLLILGDRVEMCAAALAALPMTIPVAHLHGGELTEGAIDDALRHAMTKLSHVHFVATDAYAKRVMQLGEEPWRVTRCGAPSLDHITDIPRLNREELHVQFGLRLREPILLVTCHPVTLEFERTEWHIAQLLEALAEWTGTVVFTAPNADTHGRLIRRAIEAFLSAHPQHQMIEHLGRQGYVSVMAQACAMVGNSSSGLIEAPSFELPVVNIGSRQQGRIRAANVIDVGETRQDILDGIRQATAPAFRQRLRGLVNPYDQGGAAAMIVRRLKEMPIDARLLRKRFVDLPAASASHPEPTVVSHAD; via the coding sequence ATGACACCACGGATGATCGGGGTGGTGACGGTCGGCCGGTCAGATTACGGCATGGTCACGCCCATCCTGAAAGCGATACAGCGCGAACCGTCCTTGCGATTGCATCTGATCGTCTCCGGCGCGCATCTCTCGGCGGAATTCGGAGCGACCATCAACGACATCGAGCGCGATGGGGTGCCAATCGGCGACCGGGTGGAGATGCTGCGCCATGCCGATACGCCGGAGGGCATCGCCGACTCGATCGGCCGAGGGGTCTCGGGATTCGCGCGCTCCTTTGCCGCCACACGGCCTGATGTGCTGCTCATTCTCGGCGACCGGGTGGAGATGTGCGCGGCGGCACTCGCGGCGCTGCCCATGACCATTCCAGTCGCGCATCTGCACGGAGGCGAGCTCACCGAGGGTGCGATCGATGATGCGTTGCGGCATGCCATGACGAAACTCAGCCACGTCCATTTTGTGGCCACCGACGCCTACGCCAAGCGCGTCATGCAGCTTGGCGAGGAGCCGTGGCGCGTCACACGCTGCGGCGCGCCCAGCTTGGATCACATCACAGACATCCCGCGGTTGAACCGGGAAGAGCTGCACGTGCAATTTGGGTTGCGACTGCGCGAGCCCATCCTCTTAGTCACGTGTCATCCGGTGACGCTGGAATTCGAGCGGACCGAGTGGCACATCGCGCAGCTGCTGGAGGCACTGGCCGAGTGGACCGGCACCGTCGTCTTCACGGCGCCGAATGCGGATACGCACGGCCGGCTCATCCGGCGCGCGATTGAGGCGTTTCTCTCGGCCCATCCGCAGCATCAGATGATCGAGCACCTGGGACGCCAGGGATATGTCAGCGTGATGGCGCAAGCGTGCGCGATGGTTGGCAACTCGTCCAGCGGCCTCATCGAGGCGCCGTCCTTCGAGCTGCCGGTGGTCAACATCGGTTCGCGCCAGCAGGGACGGATCCGTGCGGCGAACGTGATTGATGTCGGCGAAACACGGCAGGACATTCTTGATGGCATCCGCCAAGCAACCGCTCCGGCCTTCCGACAGCGGCTGCGCGGGCTGGTAAACCCGTACGACCAGGGCGGAGCGGCGGCAATGATTGTGCGGCGATTAAAGGAGATGCCGATCGACGCTCGGCTGCTCCGCAAACGGTTTGTGGATCTTCCCGCAGCTTCTGCGAGTCACCCTGAACCGACCGTGGTGTCGCATGCCGACTGA